Proteins from a single region of Eublepharis macularius isolate TG4126 chromosome 9, MPM_Emac_v1.0, whole genome shotgun sequence:
- the CAV1 gene encoding caveolin-1 isoform X1: MSGSKYVDSEDFLYTAPIREQGNIYKPNNKVMADEMSEKELHDVHTKEIDLVNRDPKHLNDDVVKIDFEDVIAEPEGTHSFDGVWKASFTTFTVTKYWFYRLLSALFGIPMALIWGIYFAILSFLHIWAVVPCIRSYLIEIQCIGRVYSICIHTFCDPLYEAFGKMFSSIRATVRKEA, from the exons GACTTTTTGTACACAGCGCCCATCAGGGAACAAGGCAACATCTACAAGCCCAACAACAAGGTCATGGCGGATGAAATGAGCGAGAAGGAGCTCCACGACGTGCACACGAAGGAAATCGACCTGGTCAACCGAGACCCCAAGCATCTCAACGACGATGTGGTCAAG ATTGACTTTGAGGACGTGATTGCGGAACCTGAGGGAACTCACAGTTTTGACGGGGTCTGGAAAGCCAGCTTTACCACCTTCACTGTGACGAAATACTGGTTTTATCGCTTACTGTCTGCCCTCTTTGGCATTCCCATGGCCCTCATCTGGGGCATTTACTTTGCCATTTTGTCATTCCTCCACATCTGGGCAGTAGTGCCCTGCATCAGGAGCTATTTGATTGAGATCCAGTGTATTGGCCGAGTTTATTCCATCTGTATCCACACCTTCTGTGACCCGCTCTACGAGGCTTTCGGCAAAATGTTCAGTTCGATCAGAGCAACAGTACGGAAAGAGGCATAA
- the CAV1 gene encoding caveolin-1 isoform X2, producing the protein MADEMSEKELHDVHTKEIDLVNRDPKHLNDDVVKIDFEDVIAEPEGTHSFDGVWKASFTTFTVTKYWFYRLLSALFGIPMALIWGIYFAILSFLHIWAVVPCIRSYLIEIQCIGRVYSICIHTFCDPLYEAFGKMFSSIRATVRKEA; encoded by the exons ATGGCGGATGAAATGAGCGAGAAGGAGCTCCACGACGTGCACACGAAGGAAATCGACCTGGTCAACCGAGACCCCAAGCATCTCAACGACGATGTGGTCAAG ATTGACTTTGAGGACGTGATTGCGGAACCTGAGGGAACTCACAGTTTTGACGGGGTCTGGAAAGCCAGCTTTACCACCTTCACTGTGACGAAATACTGGTTTTATCGCTTACTGTCTGCCCTCTTTGGCATTCCCATGGCCCTCATCTGGGGCATTTACTTTGCCATTTTGTCATTCCTCCACATCTGGGCAGTAGTGCCCTGCATCAGGAGCTATTTGATTGAGATCCAGTGTATTGGCCGAGTTTATTCCATCTGTATCCACACCTTCTGTGACCCGCTCTACGAGGCTTTCGGCAAAATGTTCAGTTCGATCAGAGCAACAGTACGGAAAGAGGCATAA